A window from Vigna angularis cultivar LongXiaoDou No.4 chromosome 7, ASM1680809v1, whole genome shotgun sequence encodes these proteins:
- the LOC108337066 gene encoding probable fructokinase-6, chloroplastic isoform X2, with protein MALHCGVFSFRSVASHPLCSVKFSQPTVQASTFASPLTPPTAKLNVRGKAVPGDGTPETKESPLVVCFGEMLIDFVPTVSGLSLAEAPAFKKAPGGAPANVAVGISRLGGSSAFIGKVGEDEFGYMLADILKENNVNHEGMRFDPGARTALAFVTLRSDGEREFMFYRNPSADMLLQEDELDLDLIRKAKIFHYGSISLITEPCKSAHIAAAKAAKDAGVVLSYDPNLRLPLWPSEDSAREGILSIWETADIIKVSEEEISFLTKGEDPYDDAVVRKLFHENLKLLLVTEGAEGCRYYTKEFSGRVKGLKVDAVDTTGAGDAFVAGMLSQLSVNLSLIQIIMHGETGNFYDL; from the exons ATGGCTCTTCACTGTGGCGTTTTCAGCTTCAGGAGTGTAGCTTCTCACCCTCTATGTTCTGTCAAGTTCAGTCAGCCCACTGTCCAAGCTTCCACCTTTGCTTCCCCTCTTACCCCTCCTACTGCCAAATTGAATGTCAGAG GAAAGGCTGTTCCTGGTGATGGGACACCTGAAACAAAGGAATCACCTCTTGTGGTTTGTTTTGGGGAAATGCTCATTGATTTTGTCCCAACTGTCAGTGGCCTTTCTTTGGCTGAAGCACCTGCGTTTAAAAAGGCTCCTGGAGGTGCCCCTGCTAATGTTGCAGTAGGCATATCTCGATTAGGGGGTTCATCAGCTTTCATTGGAAAG GTCGGCGAAGATGAATTTGGATATATGCTTGCGGATATACTAAAGGAAAATAATGTAAACCATGAAGGGATGCGTTTTGACCCTGGTGCACGTACTGCCTTGGCATTTGTTACACTGAGGAGTGATGGAGAGCGAGAGTTCATGTTTTATCGTAATCCCAGTGCTGATATGCTGCTCCAAGAAGATGAGCTTGATTTGGACCTAATCAGAAAG GCGAAGATTTTCCATTATGGTTCTATAAGTCTTATAACAGAACCATGCAAATCAGCACACATTGCTGCAGCAAAGGCTGCAAAAGATGCTGGTGTAGTTCTGTCTTATGATCCTAACCTGAGGCTTCCTTTATGGCCTTCTGAAGATAGTGCAAGAGAAGGAATTCTGAGTATATGGGAGACTGCAGATATCATTAAG GTAAGTGAAGAAGAGATTTCTTTTCTTACAAAAGGTGAGGACCCATACGATGATGCTGTTGTACGTAAACTATTCCACGAAAACCTCAAGCTACTCCTAGTTACTGAAGGTGCAGAAGGTTGTAGATATTACACCAAG GAGTTCAGTGGCAGGGTGAAGGGATTGAAGGTGGATGCTGTTGACACCACTGGTGCTGGTGATGCTTTTGTGGCTGGAATGTTAtcacaattatccgtgaatctTTCATTGATTCAG
- the LOC108337336 gene encoding probable calcium-binding protein CML23 — translation MDDEVRQIFNKFDKNGDGKISITELRDMLGTLGSKTTKEELKRMMEELDKNGDGYIDLKEFADFHCNDAGNDDSKELRDAFDLYDVDKNGLITAKELHDVLCKLGEKCSLSDCRRMISNVDADGDGSVNFEEFKKMMARS, via the coding sequence ATGGATGACGAAGTGCGCCAGATCTTCAACAAGTTTGACAAGAACGGCGACGGAAAAATCTCTATCACAGAGCTGCGAGACATGCTCGGCACGCTCGGATCCAAAACGACGAAAGAGGAACTGAAGCGCATGATGGAGGAGCTCGACAAGAACGGCGACGGTTACATCGATCTCAAGGAGTTCGCGGACTTCCACTGCAATGACGCCGGAAACGACGACTCGAAGGAGCTCCGCGACGCGTTCGATCTTTACGACGTCGACAAGAACGGCCTCATCACCGCGAAGGAGTTGCACGACGTGCTCTGTAAGCTCGGCGAGAAGTGCTCCCTTAGCGACTGCCGGAGAATGATCAGCAACGTTGACGCTGACGGTGACGGCAGCGTTAATTTCGAGGAATTCAAGAAGATGATGGCTCGCTCTTAA